The window CGGGACCAGCATCCTGAAGGGGATCAACCTGGAGCTACAGGCGGGCGAACTGCACGTCATCATGGGGCCCAACGGATCGGGGAAGAGCACCCTGGCCCAGGTTCTGGCGGGGCGGGACACCTACCACGTGAGCGCAGGTGAGGTACGCTACAAGGGCCAGGACCTGTTGTCTATGAGTCCGGAGTTGCGCGCCCGGGAAGGCGTGTTCCTATCGTTCCAGTACCCGGTGGTGATCCCGGGCGTGAACAACACCTTTTTCCTGCAGGCGGCGCTCAATGCCAAGCGCAAACACCAGGGCGGCGAGGAGCTGGACGCGGTGGATTTTCTGGCCCTGGTGAAGAAGCGCATGCGGCAGGTTGAGCTGGACGAAAAATTCCTGAGCCGGCCAGTAAATGAGGGCTTTTCGGGGGGTGAGAAAAAGCGCAACGAAATTTTGCAGATGCTCACCCTGGAGCCCGATCTGGCAATCCTGGACGAGACCGATTCGGGGCTGGATATCGACGCGCTGAAGATCGTGGCTGCAGGGATTAACCGGTTCCGAAGCCCGGAGCGTGCCATCCTGCTCATCACCCACTACCAACGCATTCTCAACTACCTGGAGCCTGACCGGGTGCATGTGCTCATGGATGGCCGGTTTGTCATGTCGGGCGGCATGGAGCTGGCCCGCGAGCTGGAAGAGAAGGGCTACGGCTGGCTGCAGGCACCCACCAGCAACGGCGCGCCGGCACCGGCGGCCTAGCTACCGTTTGCAGATGACCACCACCTCCGCAGCTGTCCACAGCTACCGCGCCGAATTTGAGCGGCTGGATGAGGCACTTTTTCGACACCAGCCAGAGGAAATTCGCAGCCTGCGCCTGAAGGCGATGGAAAGCTTTCAGGCCCTGGGGTGGCCGCACAAGCGCATGGAGGACTGGCGGCACACCAGCCTCACCGCCCTGGCTGCTACAGAGTTTAGCGCACCCCCGGCATCCGGGACTGTCGATCAGGACTTGTTGGCGTGGACATCGCCCGCGGATCAACCCCGGGCCGTGATAGCTGCCGGCCGTTACGCAGCCGAGTGGTCGTCATTGGGTCACCTGCCGGAGGGGGTGGAGGTCCATAGTCTGGCGGCAGCCCTGGCCGATTTTCCCCACCAGGTACTGCCCTATCTGGGACAGCAGGCGCGCTTTGACGCGCAGGCACTGGTGGCGCTGAATACCGCCTTGTTCCGGGACGGAATTCTGATTCGGGTGGCTCCCGGAGTTGTGGCCCGGCAGACCATTCATCTGCTTTACGTGACGCCGCCCGAAGCCGCCCAGGCTGCGACCTATCCCCGCACGCTCGTTCTGGCAGGAGAGAGCAGCGAGGTGACCATCGTCGAGCACTACGTCGGTACGGCCGCCGGGCCAACCTTCACTAACGCGGTCACCGAAATTGTGGCTGATGCCGGCGCCCTGGTGGACCACCTGCGCCTGGTACGGGAACCCAGCGACACTTATCATCTTTCAACTGTGCAAACGGTTCAGGCAGCCGACAGTCGGTTGGGGCTGCACGCCTTTATCTTTGGGGGTGGCTTGGTTCGCAACGAGGTCAACGCTACGCTTAACGGCGCCGGCGCAGAGGTGGTCATGAACGGACTCTACCTGGCGAAGGGCAGGCAGCATGTGGACAACCATACCCGGATCGACCATGTGGCGCCCAACTGCTCCAGCATGGAAAATTACAAGGGCATCCTCGATGGACGGGCTCACGGTGTATTCAACGGCCGCATTGTGGTGCACAGCGGCGCGCAGAAAACTTCGGCTGCACAGGTGAACAAGAATCTCATGCTGTCAGACCGAGCCCTGATCAATACCAATCCGCAG of the Candidatus Neomarinimicrobiota bacterium genome contains:
- the sufC gene encoding Fe-S cluster assembly ATPase SufC, with the protein product MLEIKNLHVGVPGTSILKGINLELQAGELHVIMGPNGSGKSTLAQVLAGRDTYHVSAGEVRYKGQDLLSMSPELRAREGVFLSFQYPVVIPGVNNTFFLQAALNAKRKHQGGEELDAVDFLALVKKRMRQVELDEKFLSRPVNEGFSGGEKKRNEILQMLTLEPDLAILDETDSGLDIDALKIVAAGINRFRSPERAILLITHYQRILNYLEPDRVHVLMDGRFVMSGGMELARELEEKGYGWLQAPTSNGAPAPAA
- the sufD gene encoding Fe-S cluster assembly protein SufD, which codes for MTTTSAAVHSYRAEFERLDEALFRHQPEEIRSLRLKAMESFQALGWPHKRMEDWRHTSLTALAATEFSAPPASGTVDQDLLAWTSPADQPRAVIAAGRYAAEWSSLGHLPEGVEVHSLAAALADFPHQVLPYLGQQARFDAQALVALNTALFRDGILIRVAPGVVARQTIHLLYVTPPEAAQAATYPRTLVLAGESSEVTIVEHYVGTAAGPTFTNAVTEIVADAGALVDHLRLVREPSDTYHLSTVQTVQAADSRLGLHAFIFGGGLVRNEVNATLNGAGAEVVMNGLYLAKGRQHVDNHTRIDHVAPNCSSMENYKGILDGRAHGVFNGRIVVHSGAQKTSAAQVNKNLMLSDRALINTNPQLEIYADDVKCTHGSTVGQVDEDAMFYFLSRGIDRKLARMLLIQGFADEIIAGVKDKDKDKGQRVLLFAFGHDYDYTEDQLRRFGEWILRSQLSALRDKYQKEIQKERLFGAISDEDRRSGKGIARGILRRTQAPNLSGDEDSQLQELLRWEQKVETLSIFSRRGYWGGAARREEDEPVSIQSILRQVDFNKAFGEVREKYNTPWKILGAVGAFYKGMFEGFISGISDYLKWALAGVKYVAESYAKMSGLELGMVEPRLQDDQLAALIAVDLAALHQLGPGQVVMPAGELRLDGLGDGVEHQVHVLHLGGAVGHPFEDVDQHRRQAA